The Acidimicrobiales bacterium DNA window TGCTCCAGGGAGCGCAGGACGGTCGAGGAAGAGCGCTCGCTATCGAAGGCCCGGCTGGGATCGGCAAGACTGCGCTGCTGGCGGCCGCCCGGCAAGCGGCCGAGTCCGGGGGCTTCAGGCTGCTGCGAGGCCGGGGCGCCGAGCTCGAGCGCGAGTTCGCCTTCGGTGTGGTCCGCCAGCTGGTCGAGCCCGTGTTGGCCGGGGCGTCGGAGGGCGAGCGCGCCTCGATCTTGGACGGGCCGCCCGCCGTGGCGGCGCGGCTGCTTGGCCTCCCTGGGCTGGCCGAAGGCGTAGGTGCGGTGCCGCCGGTCGCTCCCGACCCAGCCTTCGCGGTGCTGCACGGGCTCTACTGGTTGTGCGCCAATCTGGCGGCCGAGCGCCCGCTGGCCCTGGTGCTGGATGACGCCCACTGGGCAGATGGCGCGTCACTTCGCTTTCTGGCCTTCCTGCTGCCCCGCCTCGAGGAGCTGCATCTGGCCGTGCTGCTAGGAGCTCGGCCGGCCGAGGCAGGGGACAATCGGGACCTGCTCGCGGCGCTCACGACGGACCCG harbors:
- a CDS encoding ATP-binding protein, yielding MASYRGRSWGRVAEPGGRLVERDRELERIRSLLQGAQDGRGRALAIEGPAGIGKTALLAAARQAAESGGFRLLRGRGAELEREFAFGVVRQLVEPVLAGASEGERASILDGPPAVAARLLGLPGLAEGVGAVPPVAPDPAFAVLHGLYWLCANLAAERPLALVLDDAHWADGASLRFLAFLLPRLEELHLAVLLGARPAEAGDNRDLLAALTTDPAAESVTLRPLTAGGVGTLVAMGLDAAPDDDFVAACRTATGGTPFLVHTLVEALREERISPVAASAGKVQDLATASLDRWAMLRLAQLGPDATRL